In Alteromonas naphthalenivorans, one DNA window encodes the following:
- a CDS encoding FHA domain-containing protein gives MAFATYTVGRSSQADICIADPSISRIHMEITVTNDGRYFCADRMSTHGTFLKKNGEWKPLKQGYIDGADSLVLGTKKIKLSSIINSPAVAGFLKQKEVNEDVEPMSFKPIRNTATGEIESSS, from the coding sequence ATGGCGTTTGCAACTTACACAGTAGGTAGGTCGAGCCAAGCTGATATCTGTATTGCAGACCCGAGTATTTCTCGCATTCACATGGAAATAACTGTCACAAATGACGGGCGCTACTTTTGCGCAGATCGTATGTCGACTCACGGCACTTTTTTGAAAAAAAACGGCGAGTGGAAGCCGCTTAAGCAAGGCTACATAGACGGAGCCGATTCCCTCGTGCTGGGAACGAAAAAAATCAAGCTCAGTAGCATTATAAATTCGCCCGCAGTGGCGGGCTTTTTAAAGCAAAAAGAAGTGAATGAAGATGTCGAGCCTATGTCATTTAAGCCTATTCGCAACACTGCTACGGGTGAAATTGAATCGTCCTCGTAA